The following proteins are co-located in the Trichormus variabilis 0441 genome:
- a CDS encoding class I SAM-dependent methyltransferase, with amino-acid sequence MGFYSQVILPRLLDWSLSDPTLATYRQELLTDVTGEVLEIGFGTGLNLAYYPSHIHEITTVDVNPGMNTLAQKRIDDSGIKVQQLLLSGENLPMADNTFDSVVSTWTLCSIANVEQALQEVYRVLKPGGKFFFLEHGLSNKPNVQVWQNRLTPIQKILADGCHLNRNIQKLVEKSFNHVELKRFTPENFPDLMAHFYKGCATKKAI; translated from the coding sequence ATGGGTTTTTATTCGCAAGTCATTTTACCGCGTCTTTTAGACTGGAGCTTGTCTGATCCCACCCTAGCTACATATCGTCAGGAACTACTAACAGACGTAACAGGAGAAGTACTAGAAATCGGTTTTGGCACTGGATTAAACTTGGCTTACTATCCTTCACATATTCACGAAATCACCACGGTTGACGTGAATCCTGGGATGAATACCCTCGCACAAAAGCGTATTGATGACTCTGGGATTAAAGTTCAACAACTCCTGCTATCAGGCGAAAATCTTCCTATGGCAGATAATACTTTTGATAGTGTGGTCAGCACTTGGACTTTATGCAGTATTGCCAATGTAGAACAAGCCCTACAGGAAGTTTATCGGGTACTAAAACCAGGTGGTAAGTTCTTTTTTCTAGAACATGGACTGAGTAATAAGCCTAATGTACAAGTCTGGCAGAATCGCCTAACCCCAATTCAGAAAATCTTGGCAGATGGGTGTCATCTAAATCGAAATATTCAAAAATTAGTAGAAAAAAGTTTTAACCATGTAGAGCTAAAACGCTTTACACCTGAGAATTTTCCTGATTTGATGGCACATTTTTACAAAGGATGTGCGACTAAAAAAGCAATATAA
- a CDS encoding carboxymuconolactone decarboxylase family protein gives MTKLIEYEDAGDEVKAIYDDIRATRQTEYINNFWKAIANHPPTLKRTWESIKEVMASPGELDPLVRELIYIAVSVTNGCDYCISSHSAAARGKGMNDAMFGELLAIIATANTTNRLANGYQIPVDEIFKT, from the coding sequence ATGACTAAGCTGATTGAATACGAAGATGCAGGCGACGAAGTAAAGGCCATATACGACGACATCCGCGCTACTCGTCAGACGGAGTATATCAACAACTTCTGGAAAGCCATAGCCAACCATCCTCCCACCTTAAAAAGAACATGGGAAAGCATCAAAGAGGTTATGGCTAGTCCTGGTGAACTTGACCCCTTGGTACGTGAACTAATTTACATTGCGGTGAGCGTCACTAATGGCTGTGACTATTGTATTTCTTCCCATTCAGCAGCAGCGCGTGGGAAGGGGATGAATGATGCTATGTTTGGTGAACTCTTGGCAATTATTGCTACGGCTAACACAACTAATCGCCTCGCTAATGGCTACCAAATTCCTGTAGATGAGATATTTAAGACTTAA
- a CDS encoding Uma2 family endonuclease — MSQTKDGVRWTIQDVAALPDNEWIRYEIIDGELFVTRSPHHKHQHVIGCIFSVLNSWSIDSGLGEPSIMPGLIFSDSDNVAPDVVWVSYERLAQIQDEAGHFRGAPELVVEVLSLGKANEDRDRLAKLKLYSVQGVQEYWIVDRIAQRIEVYRRDYAQLKLATTLLVDDVITSPLLPNFTCEVARLFVSRS, encoded by the coding sequence ATGAGTCAGACTAAAGACGGCGTTCGCTGGACTATTCAAGATGTGGCAGCTTTACCTGATAACGAGTGGATTCGTTATGAAATTATTGATGGAGAATTGTTTGTGACGCGATCGCCCCACCATAAACATCAGCACGTAATTGGATGTATCTTTTCGGTGCTAAACTCTTGGTCGATAGATAGTGGTTTGGGAGAACCATCCATTATGCCAGGACTAATTTTCTCTGACTCCGATAATGTAGCTCCTGATGTAGTGTGGGTGAGTTATGAACGGTTGGCTCAAATTCAAGATGAAGCGGGACATTTTCGCGGAGCGCCGGAACTGGTAGTGGAAGTTTTATCTTTAGGAAAAGCTAATGAAGACCGCGATCGATTAGCTAAATTGAAACTGTATTCGGTTCAGGGAGTGCAGGAATATTGGATTGTTGATCGCATTGCTCAAAGAATTGAAGTTTATAGACGAGACTATGCTCAATTAAAATTGGCGACAACTTTGCTGGTGGATGATGTGATCACGTCGCCGTTGCTGCCTAACTTTACCTGTGAAGTAGCGCGTCTGTTTGTATCACGAAGTTAG
- a CDS encoding F0F1 ATP synthase subunit gamma: MPNLKSIRDRIQSVKNTKKITEAMRLVAAARVRRAQEQVIATRPFADRLAQVLYGLQTRLRFEDVDLPLLKKREVKSVGLLVISGDRGLCGGYNTNVIRRAENRAKELKKEGLDYTFVIVGRKAEQYFRRREQPIDASYTGLEQIPTAEEANKIADELLSLFLSEKVDRIELVYTRFVSLVSSRPVIQTLLPLDTQGLEAADDEIFRLTTRGGQFEVERQTVTTQARPLPRDMIFEQDPVQILDSLLPLYLSNQLLRALQESAASELAARMTAMSNASDNAGELIKSLSLSYNKARQAAITQELLEVVGGAEALT, encoded by the coding sequence ATGCCTAATCTCAAATCAATACGCGATCGCATTCAGTCGGTCAAAAACACCAAGAAAATCACAGAAGCCATGCGGCTGGTAGCGGCGGCGCGTGTACGTCGCGCCCAAGAACAAGTAATTGCTACCCGTCCCTTTGCTGACCGTTTGGCACAAGTATTATACGGCTTGCAAACTCGTCTGCGCTTTGAAGATGTAGACTTACCACTACTGAAAAAACGGGAAGTTAAATCAGTAGGCTTGCTAGTTATTTCTGGCGATCGCGGTTTGTGCGGCGGTTACAATACTAACGTCATCCGTCGTGCCGAAAACCGTGCCAAAGAACTCAAGAAAGAAGGTCTAGACTACACATTTGTCATTGTTGGGCGCAAAGCTGAACAATATTTTAGACGGCGTGAGCAACCAATTGACGCTAGTTATACTGGCTTAGAGCAAATCCCCACTGCCGAAGAAGCTAATAAAATAGCTGACGAATTGCTGTCTTTATTCCTCTCAGAAAAAGTAGACCGCATCGAGTTAGTTTACACCCGCTTCGTCTCCTTGGTTAGCTCTCGTCCCGTCATCCAAACCTTGCTACCCCTTGACACTCAAGGTTTAGAAGCAGCCGATGACGAAATCTTCCGTCTGACAACTCGTGGCGGTCAATTTGAAGTGGAACGGCAAACGGTGACAACTCAAGCTCGTCCCTTGCCCCGCGACATGATTTTTGAACAAGACCCAGTACAGATTCTTGATTCACTCTTGCCCTTGTATTTAAGCAACCAGTTATTACGGGCGCTGCAAGAATCAGCCGCCAGTGAACTAGCTGCACGGATGACAGCCATGAGCAACGCCAGCGATAACGCCGGTGAATTAATCAAGTCTCTTTCACTGTCCTACAACAAAGCCCGTCAAGCCGCCATTACTCAAGAACTGCTTGAGGTCGTTGGTGGTGCAGAAGCGTTGACTTAG
- the atpA gene encoding F0F1 ATP synthase subunit alpha: protein MSISIRPDEISSIIQQQIEQYDQEVKVANVGTVLQVGDGIARIYGLEKAMAGELLEFEDGTVGIAQNLEEDNVGAVLMGEGREIQEGSTVTATGRIAQIGVGEALIGRVVDALGRAIDGKGDIKASESRLIESPAPGIIARRSVHEPMQTGITAIDSMIPIGRGQRELIIGDRQTGKTAIAIDTIINQKGEDVVCVYVAIGQKASTVANVVQTLQEKGAMDYTVVVAAGASEPATLQFLAPYTGATIAEYFMYKGKATLVIYDDLSKQAQAYRQMSLLLRRPPGREAYPGDVFYIHSRLLERAAKLSDELGKGSMTALPIIETQAGDVSAYIPTNVISITDGQIFLSSDLFNAGIRPAVNPGISVSRVGSAAQTKAMKKVAGKIKLELAQFDDLQAFAQFASDLDKATQDQLARGQRLRELLKQSQNQPLSVAEQVAILYAGINGYLDDIPVDKVTTFTKGLRDYLKSGVNPYFQDVQSKKTLGDDEEKALKAALDDYKKTFKATA from the coding sequence ATGAGCATTTCAATTAGACCTGACGAAATCAGCAGTATTATTCAGCAGCAAATCGAGCAATACGACCAAGAAGTCAAAGTTGCTAACGTCGGTACTGTACTACAAGTAGGTGACGGTATCGCCCGGATCTATGGTCTAGAAAAGGCTATGGCTGGGGAACTGTTGGAATTTGAAGACGGCACAGTTGGTATCGCCCAAAACTTAGAAGAAGATAACGTTGGTGCGGTATTGATGGGCGAAGGCCGGGAAATTCAAGAAGGTAGCACCGTTACCGCTACCGGTAGAATTGCTCAAATCGGTGTTGGTGAAGCCTTAATTGGCCGCGTTGTCGATGCTTTAGGTCGTGCTATTGACGGTAAAGGCGACATCAAAGCCAGCGAAAGCCGCTTGATTGAATCACCTGCACCTGGTATTATTGCTCGTCGTTCCGTACACGAACCGATGCAAACAGGTATCACCGCGATTGACTCCATGATTCCCATCGGCCGTGGTCAACGGGAATTAATTATTGGTGACCGTCAAACAGGTAAAACTGCGATCGCTATCGACACCATCATTAACCAAAAAGGTGAAGATGTAGTTTGCGTTTACGTTGCCATTGGTCAAAAAGCTTCCACCGTTGCTAACGTAGTCCAAACCCTGCAAGAAAAAGGTGCAATGGATTACACAGTAGTAGTTGCTGCTGGAGCCAGCGAACCTGCTACCCTACAATTCTTGGCTCCCTACACAGGTGCAACCATTGCTGAGTACTTCATGTACAAAGGCAAAGCTACCTTGGTAATTTACGACGACTTATCTAAGCAAGCTCAAGCTTATCGCCAAATGTCCTTGCTGTTACGTCGTCCACCAGGACGGGAAGCTTACCCTGGAGACGTATTCTACATTCACTCTCGTTTGTTGGAAAGAGCAGCTAAACTCAGCGATGAATTGGGTAAAGGTAGCATGACCGCGCTACCAATCATCGAAACCCAAGCTGGTGACGTTTCCGCTTACATTCCTACCAACGTAATTTCTATCACCGACGGTCAGATATTCTTATCTTCTGACTTGTTTAACGCTGGTATTCGTCCGGCTGTAAACCCTGGTATCTCTGTATCCCGTGTGGGTTCTGCGGCACAAACCAAAGCGATGAAAAAAGTTGCTGGTAAAATCAAACTGGAACTAGCACAGTTTGACGACCTCCAAGCCTTCGCGCAATTTGCTTCCGACTTAGATAAAGCTACCCAAGACCAATTGGCAAGAGGTCAACGCCTGCGGGAACTCCTCAAACAGTCTCAAAATCAGCCCCTATCCGTAGCTGAACAAGTAGCCATTCTGTACGCAGGTATCAACGGTTACTTAGATGATATCCCTGTTGATAAAGTCACCACCTTCACCAAAGGCTTGAGAGATTACTTGAAGTCTGGCGTTAACCCCTACTTCCAAGACGTACAATCCAAGAAAACACTGGGTGATGATGAAGAAAAAGCATTGAAGGCAGCTTTAGACGATTACAAAAAAACCTTCAAGGCTACAGCGTAA
- the atpH gene encoding ATP synthase F1 subunit delta translates to MTSKVANTEVAQPYAQALLSIAKSKSLTEEFGTDARTLLNLLAENQQLRNFIDNPFIAAENKKALIKQILSEASPYLRNFLLLLVDKRRIFFLEEILQQYLALLRQLNQTVLAEVTSAVALTEDQQQAVKEKVLALTKARQVELATKVDSDLIGGVIIKVGSQVIDSSIRGQLRRLSLRLSNS, encoded by the coding sequence ATGACAAGTAAAGTAGCAAACACTGAGGTAGCTCAACCTTACGCTCAGGCACTGTTGTCAATCGCCAAATCGAAAAGCTTGACGGAAGAGTTCGGCACAGATGCGCGTACTTTGCTGAACCTGCTGGCAGAAAATCAGCAGCTACGCAACTTTATCGACAACCCCTTTATTGCAGCTGAGAACAAAAAAGCTCTCATCAAACAAATATTGAGTGAAGCTAGCCCTTACCTACGTAACTTCTTACTGTTGTTGGTAGATAAACGACGCATTTTCTTCTTGGAAGAGATTTTACAGCAGTATTTGGCTCTCTTACGGCAACTGAATCAAACCGTATTAGCGGAAGTCACTTCTGCTGTGGCTTTAACAGAAGATCAACAGCAAGCAGTTAAAGAAAAGGTATTGGCACTCACCAAAGCTCGTCAAGTGGAACTGGCAACCAAGGTAGACAGTGACCTGATTGGTGGTGTGATCATTAAAGTAGGCTCTCAGGTAATTGACTCTAGTATCCGGGGTCAGTTGCGTCGCCTCTCCTTGCGCCTAAGCAATAGCTAG
- a CDS encoding F0F1 ATP synthase subunit B gives MGTFLLLMAEASAVGGELAEGGAEGGFGLNTNILDTNLINLAIIITVLFVFGRKVLGNTLKTRRENIETAIKNAEQRAADAAKQLKEAQQKLEQAQAEAERIKKSAQDNAQTAGQAILAQAAVDIERLQEAGAADLNAELDRAIAQLRQRVVALALQKVESELQGGIADDAQKILIDRSIAQLGGEV, from the coding sequence ATGGGGACTTTTTTACTGTTGATGGCGGAAGCCAGCGCCGTTGGAGGTGAATTGGCAGAAGGTGGGGCGGAAGGTGGTTTTGGTTTAAATACCAATATTCTCGACACCAACCTGATTAACCTGGCCATTATTATTACTGTGCTGTTTGTCTTTGGACGGAAGGTTCTGGGTAATACCCTGAAAACTCGCCGCGAAAACATTGAAACAGCAATTAAGAATGCAGAACAACGTGCCGCAGATGCAGCCAAGCAACTGAAAGAGGCGCAACAAAAACTAGAGCAAGCACAAGCAGAAGCTGAGAGAATCAAAAAATCAGCCCAAGACAATGCTCAAACCGCAGGTCAAGCCATCCTCGCCCAAGCTGCTGTAGATATTGAACGCTTACAAGAAGCAGGGGCAGCAGACTTGAATGCAGAACTAGATAGAGCGATCGCTCAGTTGCGGCAGCGAGTAGTTGCTTTGGCATTGCAAAAAGTCGAGTCGGAACTGCAAGGCGGCATTGCTGACGATGCTCAAAAGATTTTAATTGACCGTAGCATCGCACAATTGGGAGGCGAAGTATGA
- a CDS encoding F0F1 ATP synthase subunit B', translated as MTHWITLLAVEEVAKEGGLFDLDATLPLMAIQFLLLALVLNATLYKPLGKAIDGRNEYVRNNQLEAQERLSKAEKLAEAYEQELAGARRQAQTIIADAQAEAQKIAAEKVAAAQKEAQAQREQAAGEIEQQKQQALASLEQQVDALSRQILEKLLGADLVKQR; from the coding sequence ATGACACATTGGATCACCTTATTGGCGGTGGAAGAGGTTGCCAAGGAAGGCGGGCTATTTGATTTAGATGCTACCTTACCCTTGATGGCAATCCAGTTTCTCTTGTTAGCTCTGGTATTGAATGCCACTCTCTACAAGCCATTGGGTAAAGCTATTGATGGACGAAATGAATATGTTCGGAACAATCAATTAGAAGCCCAAGAGCGTTTGTCCAAAGCTGAGAAATTGGCAGAGGCTTACGAACAAGAGTTAGCAGGAGCTAGACGGCAAGCACAAACAATTATTGCTGACGCTCAAGCCGAAGCCCAAAAAATTGCTGCCGAAAAAGTAGCAGCAGCTCAAAAAGAAGCTCAGGCACAAAGAGAACAAGCGGCCGGTGAAATTGAGCAGCAAAAACAGCAGGCTCTGGCTTCTTTAGAGCAACAAGTAGATGCCCTAAGTCGCCAAATCCTAGAAAAGCTTTTGGGAGCCGATCTAGTAAAGCAGCGCTAA
- the atpE gene encoding ATP synthase F0 subunit C, with amino-acid sequence MDPLVSAASVLAAALAVGLAAIGPGIGQGNAAGQAVEGIARQPEAEGKIRGTLLLSLAFMEALTIYGLVVALVLLFANPFA; translated from the coding sequence ATGGATCCATTAGTTTCTGCTGCTTCCGTTTTAGCTGCTGCTCTAGCTGTTGGTTTGGCTGCAATCGGCCCTGGTATTGGTCAAGGTAATGCAGCAGGACAAGCTGTAGAAGGTATTGCCCGTCAGCCCGAAGCAGAAGGTAAAATTCGCGGTACATTACTACTCAGTTTGGCGTTCATGGAAGCGCTAACCATCTACGGTCTAGTAGTTGCTCTAGTATTGTTGTTTGCTAACCCCTTCGCATAA
- the atpB gene encoding F0F1 ATP synthase subunit A gives MLNFLNFYSVPLAELEVGKHLYWQIGNLKLHGQVFLTSWFVIGVLVLASVAASSNVKRIPSGIQNLLEYALEFIRDLAKNQIGEKEYRPWVPFVGTLFLFIFVSNWSGALVPFKLIHLPEGELAAPTSDINTTVALALLTSLAYFYAGFSKKGLGYFGNYVQPVSFMLPFKIIEDFTKPLSLSFRLFGNILADELVVGVLVLLVPLFVPLPVMALGLFTSAIQALIFATLAAAYIGEAMEDHHGEEHEEHH, from the coding sequence ATGTTGAATTTTCTGAACTTTTACTCTGTTCCACTTGCCGAATTGGAAGTGGGAAAACATCTGTACTGGCAAATAGGCAACTTAAAACTGCACGGTCAGGTGTTTCTCACCTCTTGGTTTGTTATTGGCGTGCTAGTACTAGCTTCTGTGGCTGCAAGCAGTAACGTTAAACGGATTCCTAGTGGCATACAGAACCTACTGGAGTATGCCCTGGAATTCATTCGGGATTTGGCTAAAAACCAGATTGGCGAAAAAGAATATCGCCCCTGGGTGCCTTTCGTTGGCACTTTGTTTTTGTTCATTTTTGTGTCAAATTGGTCAGGAGCCTTAGTTCCCTTCAAGCTAATTCATTTGCCTGAAGGAGAATTAGCAGCACCGACAAGTGACATCAATACAACTGTTGCATTAGCGTTGTTGACATCTTTGGCGTACTTTTACGCTGGATTCAGCAAAAAAGGACTGGGGTATTTTGGTAACTACGTGCAACCTGTATCGTTCATGTTGCCATTCAAGATTATTGAAGACTTCACTAAGCCCCTTTCCCTGAGTTTCCGTTTATTCGGTAACATCTTAGCTGATGAACTTGTAGTCGGCGTACTGGTATTACTAGTGCCTTTATTTGTACCTCTGCCTGTAATGGCTTTGGGACTCTTTACAAGCGCTATCCAGGCACTAATTTTTGCTACTTTGGCTGCGGCTTACATCGGTGAAGCGATGGAAGATCATCATGGCGAAGAGCATGAGGAACATCATTAG
- a CDS encoding ATP synthase subunit I — protein sequence MSLSEEPIAPTPTTRQDTQPGFEDAEPANSSMQEFYQLYQELVLITLVLTGVVFISVWIFYSLNIALNYLLGACTGVVYLRMLAKDVERLGREKQSLSKTRLALLIALILLASRWNQLQIMPIFLGFLTYKATLIIYVVRVAFISDSPKLRQP from the coding sequence GTGAGCTTGTCAGAAGAACCAATCGCACCCACCCCGACAACACGACAAGATACTCAACCTGGTTTTGAGGACGCAGAACCAGCAAACTCTTCTATGCAGGAGTTTTATCAACTCTATCAAGAGTTGGTGCTAATCACTCTTGTCTTAACAGGGGTTGTATTTATCTCTGTCTGGATCTTTTACTCCTTAAACATTGCCCTGAATTATTTATTAGGGGCGTGTACAGGTGTGGTTTACTTGAGGATGTTGGCAAAAGATGTTGAGCGTTTAGGTAGAGAAAAACAGTCGCTGAGTAAAACTCGGTTGGCGTTATTAATAGCGCTGATTTTGCTGGCATCACGGTGGAATCAACTGCAAATAATGCCCATATTCTTGGGATTTCTCACCTATAAAGCAACACTCATCATTTATGTAGTTAGGGTGGCTTTTATCTCTGACTCGCCAAAGCTCCGGCAACCTTAA
- a CDS encoding class I SAM-dependent methyltransferase — MSDPQTVSNAVAKLYDTYPFPPEPILDEPPPGYNWRWNWLAAYSFCTGQKPTKQDIRILDAGCGSGVGTEYLVHLNPQAQVVGIDLSAGTLAVAKERCQRSGANRVEFHHLSLYDVEQLPGEFNLINCVGVLHHLPDPIRGIQALAKKLAPGGLMHIFVYGELGRWEIQLMQKAIALLQNEKRGDYRDGVQVGRKIFASLPENNRLVKREKERWAMENQRDECFADMYVHPQEVDYNIDTLFELIDASGLEFIGFSNPSFWSLDRLLGKAPELIERSEELSDRQRYRLIELLDPEVTHYEFFLGRPPIKKADWSSDDALQQAIPELNPCIDGFPGRCIFNHDYQIVNLSALEFEFLQKCDGNSTVAEILVSVQLSLDEVRSLIKQQLIMLIPDAKSYAS, encoded by the coding sequence ATGTCCGACCCTCAAACCGTTAGTAATGCTGTAGCTAAACTCTACGATACTTATCCCTTCCCGCCAGAACCGATACTAGATGAACCACCTCCTGGTTACAATTGGCGCTGGAATTGGTTAGCGGCTTACAGCTTCTGCACAGGACAAAAACCAACAAAGCAAGATATTCGCATATTAGATGCTGGTTGTGGTTCAGGTGTGGGGACAGAATACTTAGTACATCTCAACCCCCAAGCGCAAGTAGTTGGAATTGATTTAAGTGCAGGTACTCTAGCAGTAGCCAAAGAACGTTGTCAGCGTTCCGGTGCAAACCGCGTCGAGTTTCATCACTTGAGTTTGTACGATGTGGAACAGTTACCGGGTGAGTTTAATTTAATTAACTGTGTCGGTGTGTTGCATCACCTACCAGATCCAATTCGTGGTATTCAAGCTTTGGCGAAAAAGTTAGCTCCTGGTGGACTAATGCACATTTTTGTGTATGGAGAGTTGGGACGCTGGGAAATTCAACTGATGCAAAAAGCGATCGCACTCCTGCAAAATGAGAAACGAGGTGATTACCGCGATGGTGTGCAAGTCGGGCGAAAAATATTTGCCTCTCTGCCAGAAAATAATCGTCTTGTCAAGCGAGAAAAAGAACGTTGGGCAATGGAAAACCAACGAGATGAATGCTTTGCTGATATGTACGTTCATCCCCAAGAGGTGGATTACAACATTGATACATTGTTTGAATTGATTGATGCTTCAGGTTTAGAGTTTATCGGCTTCTCAAATCCCAGCTTTTGGAGTTTAGACAGGTTGTTAGGGAAAGCACCAGAGTTAATAGAACGATCTGAAGAATTGAGCGATCGCCAACGTTATCGTTTAATAGAATTACTAGACCCAGAAGTTACCCATTACGAATTTTTCCTTGGTCGTCCACCTATCAAAAAAGCTGACTGGTCAAGTGATGACGCTTTACAGCAAGCAATTCCCGAATTAAATCCTTGTATCGATGGGTTTCCCGGTCGATGTATATTTAATCACGATTACCAAATTGTGAACTTGTCAGCACTAGAGTTTGAGTTTTTACAAAAATGTGATGGCAATTCTACCGTAGCTGAGATTTTGGTAAGTGTGCAGTTAAGCTTAGATGAGGTTAGAAGCTTAATTAAGCAACAGCTGATTATGCTGATACCAGATGCAAAGAGCTATGCCTCATGA